The following proteins are co-located in the Acidimicrobiales bacterium genome:
- a CDS encoding SPASM domain-containing protein: protein MASELRQLVPVRVRRAVRRRRPPGEGRPYSACYAPSVLLYFQPDGDVRACCRNMTYPLGNVGTQRLTDIWDGPRRHELVARLADDDFSHGCEGCKWEIETEGRDGSYPQSFETRASHLTEDPASAAWPRAMEFNLSNSCNLQCIQCNGDLSSSIRIHREGRAPLPKVYGDEFFEDLALFLPHLRTVQFAGGEPFLGPENFRAWDLIAEVAPDLVVQVVTNATQWNKRVEAVLEKVRVAPTFSLDGITATTYEAVRHGADHDAVMANVDRFCAYAERVGTHVSINFCLMAQNHHEFGPLLVFAEERGISVNVSVVHYPEHCSIARLAPDEIAAIHQSLLAQSDEILSKLDRNARVWTTEVARVGSWLDGHDPGTDHETLWGVADAGPFAFPKWADRQQDDTEARAELSEFGLDGVVHVLHIGTGEIITACSDEAAAALGASAGELAGAPISRVQEVVERAHGAIVDQRMLSEGDDRIDVLSVFGDLEVRTAIVAMRDATGFADHARFLFATRPAAPAG from the coding sequence ATGGCGTCCGAGCTCCGCCAGCTGGTCCCGGTCAGGGTGCGCAGGGCCGTGCGCCGCCGCCGCCCCCCAGGCGAGGGCCGCCCGTACTCCGCCTGCTACGCCCCGTCGGTGCTGCTCTACTTCCAGCCCGACGGCGACGTGCGGGCCTGCTGCCGGAACATGACCTACCCGCTCGGCAATGTCGGCACCCAGCGCCTCACCGACATCTGGGACGGGCCCCGCCGCCACGAGCTGGTGGCCCGCCTGGCCGACGACGACTTCTCGCACGGCTGCGAGGGCTGCAAGTGGGAGATCGAGACCGAGGGACGCGACGGGTCGTACCCGCAGAGCTTCGAGACGCGGGCCTCCCACCTCACCGAGGACCCCGCCAGCGCGGCGTGGCCCCGTGCCATGGAGTTCAACCTGTCGAACTCGTGCAACCTCCAGTGCATCCAGTGCAACGGCGACCTGTCCTCGTCGATCCGGATCCACCGGGAGGGCCGGGCGCCGCTGCCCAAGGTCTACGGCGACGAGTTCTTCGAGGACCTCGCCCTCTTCCTGCCGCACCTCCGCACCGTGCAGTTCGCCGGGGGCGAGCCCTTCCTCGGCCCGGAGAACTTCCGGGCGTGGGACCTCATCGCCGAGGTGGCGCCCGACCTCGTGGTGCAGGTCGTGACCAACGCGACGCAGTGGAACAAGCGGGTGGAGGCCGTGCTCGAGAAGGTGCGCGTCGCGCCGACCTTCTCGCTCGATGGCATCACCGCCACGACCTACGAGGCCGTCCGCCACGGGGCCGACCACGACGCCGTGATGGCCAACGTCGACCGCTTCTGCGCCTACGCCGAGCGCGTGGGCACCCACGTGAGCATCAACTTCTGCCTCATGGCCCAGAACCACCACGAGTTCGGGCCGCTGCTCGTCTTCGCCGAGGAGCGCGGCATCAGCGTCAACGTGAGCGTCGTGCACTACCCCGAGCACTGCAGCATCGCCCGCCTCGCTCCCGACGAGATCGCCGCCATCCACCAGTCCCTGCTCGCCCAGTCCGATGAGATCCTGTCCAAGCTCGATCGCAATGCGCGGGTGTGGACCACCGAGGTGGCCCGCGTCGGCTCCTGGCTCGACGGCCACGACCCGGGCACCGACCACGAGACCCTCTGGGGGGTCGCCGACGCCGGGCCCTTCGCCTTCCCCAAGTGGGCCGACCGTCAGCAGGACGACACCGAGGCCCGCGCCGAGCTCAGCGAGTTCGGCCTCGACGGAGTCGTGCACGTGCTGCACATCGGCACGGGCGAGATCATCACGGCGTGCTCGGACGAGGCCGCCGCGGCCCTCGGGGCATCGGCGGGCGAATTGGCCGGCGCCCCGATCTCCCGGGTGCAGGAGGTGGTCGAGCGCGCCCACGGCGCCATCGTCGACCAGCGCATGCTGAGCGAGGGCGACGACCGCATCGACGTGCTCTCGGTGTTCGGTGACCTCGAGGTCCGCACCGCGATCGTGGCCATGCGCGACGCCACCGGCTTCGCCGACCACGCCCGGTTCCTCTTCGCCACGCGACCCGCCGCCCCGGCCGGCTGA
- a CDS encoding SPASM domain-containing protein, whose translation MSAGGIPVRVRRAAGGARRRLSPPPHMACYAPLVQLYFFPNGDVRPCCVNDTYPLGNLGQERLVDIWNGVRRATLVDRLAHDDFSHGCSACAWELSVEGRATSFPGHFDVKARHLRRDPATAAWPRWMEFNLSNSCNLQCIQCNGDLSSSIRIHREGRAPLPKVYGDEFFEDLALFLPHLTEAQFAGGEPFLGAENYRAWELLAEVAPHVRCQVVTNATQWNRRVVEVLDRIPFSFCFSIDGITAETYESIRMGADFDEVLTNVDRFCGYARRNGTRLRWNFCLMPQNVHEFGDVLEFAEHRGIEVSVQVVHAPSSASIAALPPDELVEVHRRLCRQSDDVLARLELNAHVWRTEVDRIGAWAAASDPEAHLAAWGGGPPPPVEPPPPPPPVEYVLGLPVLGDGPVDRAEAVERLRAFDTGATVHEVVVDRSDTIVDCSPGVPEGLGCAREDLVGRPAEALRVASEARFGPLSGGDTLSRSDDEIDAVARYGDQELRAITVALRDEHGVAEHAAILFALGSAD comes from the coding sequence GTGAGCGCCGGTGGCATCCCGGTCCGGGTCCGGCGCGCGGCCGGAGGCGCCCGCCGTCGACTGTCCCCGCCCCCGCACATGGCGTGCTACGCGCCGCTCGTCCAGCTCTACTTCTTCCCCAACGGTGACGTCCGGCCCTGCTGCGTGAACGACACCTACCCGCTCGGCAACCTCGGGCAGGAGCGCCTCGTCGACATCTGGAACGGCGTACGACGGGCCACCCTCGTCGACCGCCTCGCGCACGACGACTTCTCCCACGGCTGCTCGGCGTGCGCGTGGGAGCTGTCGGTCGAGGGCCGGGCCACGTCGTTCCCCGGCCACTTCGACGTGAAGGCACGGCACCTGCGACGGGACCCGGCCACGGCGGCGTGGCCGAGGTGGATGGAGTTCAACCTCTCGAACTCGTGCAACCTCCAGTGCATCCAGTGCAACGGCGACCTGTCCTCGTCGATCCGGATCCACCGGGAGGGCCGGGCGCCGCTGCCCAAGGTGTACGGCGACGAGTTCTTCGAGGACCTCGCGCTCTTCCTGCCGCACCTCACCGAGGCCCAGTTCGCCGGCGGGGAGCCCTTCCTCGGCGCCGAGAACTACCGGGCCTGGGAGCTGCTCGCCGAGGTGGCCCCCCACGTCCGCTGCCAGGTGGTCACCAACGCGACCCAGTGGAACCGGCGCGTCGTGGAGGTGCTCGACCGCATCCCGTTCTCGTTCTGTTTCTCGATCGACGGGATCACCGCAGAGACCTACGAGTCGATCCGCATGGGGGCCGACTTCGACGAGGTGCTGACCAACGTCGACCGGTTCTGCGGCTACGCCCGCCGCAACGGCACCCGCCTCCGGTGGAACTTCTGCCTCATGCCCCAGAACGTCCACGAGTTCGGTGACGTGCTCGAGTTCGCGGAGCACCGCGGCATCGAGGTGTCGGTCCAGGTGGTGCACGCCCCGTCCAGCGCGAGCATCGCCGCCCTGCCCCCCGACGAGTTGGTCGAGGTCCACCGTCGGCTGTGCCGTCAGTCGGACGACGTGCTCGCCCGGCTCGAGCTCAACGCCCACGTGTGGCGGACCGAGGTCGACCGCATCGGCGCCTGGGCCGCGGCATCGGACCCCGAGGCCCACCTGGCCGCCTGGGGCGGCGGGCCCCCGCCTCCCGTCGAGCCGCCACCGCCGCCACCGCCGGTCGAGTACGTGCTGGGCCTCCCCGTGCTCGGAGACGGGCCGGTCGACCGGGCCGAGGCCGTCGAGCGGCTCCGCGCCTTCGACACCGGGGCCACGGTGCACGAGGTGGTGGTCGACCGCAGCGACACCATCGTCGACTGCTCGCCCGGTGTCCCCGAGGGGCTGGGTTGCGCCCGTGAGGACCTCGTGGGTCGGCCTGCCGAGGCGCTGCGCGTCGCGAGCGAGGCCCGCTTCGGGCCCCTGTCGGGTGGCGACACGCTCTCCCGGTCGGATGACGAGATCGACGCCGTGGCCCGCTACGGCGACCAGGAGCTCCGTGCGATCACGGTGGCGCTCCGCGACGAGCACGGGGTCGCCGAGCACGCCGCCATCCTCTTCGCCCTCGGGTCGGCGGACTGA
- a CDS encoding MFS transporter, whose amino-acid sequence MAPSDSRDHDADLVVEAPGADELGSIPWPLLLRHRVQGRIEEHDRGPWIVLFAALFGLLAVSSTITILAVSIPTIADDFGASETTLTWLITGPVLAFAVLGPSVGKLGDLWGYRRIFLLGLGGATVFAALTAVAWDVGSLIAFRVLAAGIGAATGPASMAMINRSFPPERRVQAMGYWSLVMAGGPVLGVVIGGPLVEAFSWRMIFVLQVPLMLVALAVAAAVLPDTQRGDERHGFDLAGSVLLAVGVTSLLFAINRGPVSGWTSTPVLVAFVVAPVLLALFVRVERRTAHPLIPLEYFRRRNFAFPIGVQVFINAAYMGGFILTPLLLQNVLGYGETRTGLVSIARPLAFAIAGPSFGYLSVRVGERTSAMTGAILVGASMVALSAVGAGTRDVVIMGALALSGVGAGAALPATAATIANSVDERDLGVVGAAQQMMTEVGLLAGVQLMQTVQVSRADVVGEAASYSDAYLVGAGAAVLALVCASFVRSTPRGGDAGRDAAAVPATR is encoded by the coding sequence ATGGCCCCGTCCGACTCACGCGACCACGACGCCGACCTGGTCGTCGAGGCGCCGGGAGCGGACGAACTGGGCTCGATCCCGTGGCCGCTGCTGTTGCGCCACCGGGTCCAGGGTCGGATCGAGGAGCACGACCGCGGCCCGTGGATCGTCCTGTTCGCGGCGCTGTTCGGCCTGCTCGCGGTCAGCAGCACCATCACCATCCTCGCCGTCTCGATCCCGACCATCGCCGACGACTTCGGTGCCTCCGAGACCACCCTCACCTGGCTCATCACCGGCCCGGTCCTCGCCTTCGCGGTCCTCGGGCCGTCGGTGGGCAAGCTCGGCGACCTCTGGGGCTACCGCCGCATCTTCCTCCTCGGCCTCGGTGGCGCCACGGTGTTCGCCGCGCTCACGGCCGTGGCGTGGGACGTCGGGTCGCTGATCGCCTTCCGGGTCCTGGCCGCGGGCATCGGCGCCGCCACCGGGCCGGCGTCGATGGCCATGATCAACCGGTCGTTCCCGCCCGAGCGGCGGGTGCAGGCCATGGGGTACTGGTCGCTGGTCATGGCCGGCGGCCCCGTGCTCGGCGTGGTCATCGGCGGCCCGCTGGTCGAGGCCTTCTCGTGGCGGATGATCTTCGTCCTGCAGGTGCCCTTGATGCTGGTCGCGCTGGCCGTCGCTGCGGCCGTGCTACCCGACACCCAGCGGGGCGACGAGCGCCACGGCTTCGACCTGGCCGGCTCGGTGCTGCTGGCGGTGGGGGTCACCTCGCTGCTGTTCGCCATCAACCGGGGCCCGGTGTCGGGCTGGACCAGCACCCCGGTGCTGGTGGCGTTCGTCGTCGCGCCCGTGCTCCTCGCGCTCTTCGTGCGGGTCGAACGGCGGACCGCGCACCCGCTCATCCCGCTCGAGTACTTCCGCCGGCGGAACTTCGCCTTTCCCATCGGGGTCCAGGTCTTCATCAACGCCGCCTACATGGGCGGGTTCATCCTGACCCCGCTGCTTTTGCAGAACGTGCTGGGCTACGGCGAGACCCGCACGGGGCTCGTGTCCATCGCCCGCCCGCTGGCCTTCGCCATCGCCGGCCCGTCCTTCGGCTACCTGTCCGTGCGGGTGGGGGAGCGCACCTCGGCCATGACCGGGGCGATCCTCGTGGGAGCCTCGATGGTCGCGCTCTCCGCGGTCGGCGCCGGCACGCGCGACGTGGTCATCATGGGCGCGCTCGCGCTGTCCGGCGTGGGGGCGGGCGCCGCGCTCCCCGCCACCGCGGCCACCATCGCCAACTCGGTGGACGAGCGCGATCTCGGTGTGGTGGGTGCCGCCCAGCAGATGATGACCGAGGTCGGGTTGTTGGCCGGCGTCCAGCTCATGCAGACGGTGCAGGTCTCGCGCGCCGACGTGGTGGGGGAGGCCGCGTCCTACAGCGACGCGTACCTCGTCGGGGCGGGCGCTGCGGTGCTCGCCCTCGTGTGCGCGTCGTTCGTGCGCAGCACCCCGCGTGGGGGCGACGCCGGCCGTGACGCCGCGGCGGTGCCCGCTACTCGGTGA
- a CDS encoding SCP2 sterol-binding domain-containing protein: protein MAKYPFLSAEWMEEAHKIREEFAGQTAAPAHAVRMNQIITDVPFSDEPINAYMDTSQGDLELDLGSLENPDLTVTVDYETAKAIFVEQNPQAGMQAFMAGKIKVQGDMTKLMAMQSQAPDPVAQQVAERVKEITE, encoded by the coding sequence GTGGCCAAGTACCCGTTCCTGAGCGCCGAGTGGATGGAAGAGGCGCACAAGATCCGCGAGGAATTCGCCGGGCAGACCGCCGCCCCTGCGCACGCGGTGCGCATGAACCAGATCATCACCGACGTGCCCTTCAGCGACGAGCCCATCAACGCCTACATGGACACCAGCCAGGGCGACCTCGAGCTCGACCTGGGCTCCCTCGAGAACCCCGACCTCACGGTCACGGTCGACTACGAGACGGCCAAGGCCATCTTCGTGGAGCAGAACCCGCAGGCCGGGATGCAGGCCTTCATGGCCGGCAAGATCAAGGTGCAGGGCGACATGACCAAGCTCATGGCCATGCAGTCGCAGGCGCCCGACCCGGTGGCCCAGCAGGTGGCCGAGCGGGTCAAGGAGATCACCGAGTAG
- a CDS encoding 4Fe-4S binding protein, with the protein MSICINCDACLRHCPPQFGAIFNHDADVIIIPELCSGCGKCLDPCPVNCIVDDPDWAPAPDDWWGAQAFDDPYA; encoded by the coding sequence ATGTCGATCTGCATCAACTGCGACGCCTGCCTTCGCCACTGCCCGCCGCAGTTCGGGGCGATCTTCAACCACGACGCCGACGTGATCATCATCCCCGAGCTGTGCTCGGGCTGCGGGAAGTGCCTCGACCCGTGCCCGGTGAACTGCATCGTCGACGACCCCGACTGGGCGCCGGCGCCCGACGACTGGTGGGGCGCCCAGGCCTTCGACGACCCCTACGCCTGA
- a CDS encoding alpha/beta fold hydrolase, whose product MTAPIIPGAEPWSADGTNGHGALVLHGFTGNCNSMRGLAEAFHAAGYSVELPLLPGHGTAIEDMLVTGWADWSAAAEEAYQRLAARVDKVVVAGLSMGGSLTCWLAVHHPEIAGIVCVNPATQVNEDVRALVAGMVEAGETVMPGIGSDIADPDATESAYEGAPLAPLLSMFAAADEFGAELAKIECPLLLFTSPQDHVVPPTDSDHLAASVSGAVERVTCERSYHVATLDYDKGLIEEGAVAFADKVTAS is encoded by the coding sequence GTGACCGCACCCATCATCCCCGGCGCCGAGCCCTGGTCGGCCGACGGCACCAACGGCCACGGCGCCCTCGTGCTGCACGGCTTCACGGGCAACTGCAACTCGATGCGGGGCCTGGCCGAGGCCTTCCATGCCGCCGGCTACAGCGTGGAGCTGCCGCTGCTGCCGGGCCACGGCACCGCCATCGAGGACATGCTCGTCACCGGCTGGGCCGACTGGTCGGCCGCCGCGGAGGAGGCGTACCAGCGCCTGGCCGCCCGGGTCGACAAGGTCGTCGTGGCGGGCCTCTCGATGGGCGGCTCCCTCACGTGCTGGCTGGCGGTGCACCACCCCGAGATCGCCGGCATCGTCTGCGTCAACCCCGCCACCCAGGTCAACGAGGACGTGCGGGCGCTGGTCGCGGGCATGGTCGAGGCCGGCGAGACGGTGATGCCGGGCATCGGCTCCGACATCGCCGATCCCGACGCCACCGAGTCGGCGTACGAGGGCGCGCCCCTGGCCCCTCTGCTGTCCATGTTCGCCGCCGCCGACGAGTTCGGCGCCGAGCTGGCGAAGATCGAATGCCCGCTGCTGCTCTTCACCAGCCCGCAGGACCACGTCGTGCCGCCCACCGACAGCGACCACCTCGCCGCCAGCGTCTCCGGTGCGGTGGAGCGCGTCACGTGTGAGCGCAGCTACCACGTGGCCACCCTCGACTACGACAAGGGTCTCATCGAGGAGGGCGCCGTCGCCTTCGCCGACAAGGTGACCGCTTCCTGA
- the gatC gene encoding Asp-tRNA(Asn)/Glu-tRNA(Gln) amidotransferase subunit GatC, whose product MTRDDVAHVADLARLALSDDELDTFTGQLAAVLDHAADVEALDVADVAPTSHPYPLENVLREDEVRPTLDRAEVLAQAPSVEDDRFRVPPALGQEP is encoded by the coding sequence ATCACCCGTGACGACGTCGCCCACGTGGCCGACCTCGCGCGCCTCGCCCTGAGCGACGACGAGCTCGACACCTTCACCGGGCAGCTCGCCGCCGTGTTGGACCACGCCGCCGACGTCGAGGCCCTCGACGTGGCCGACGTGGCGCCCACCTCGCACCCGTACCCCCTGGAGAACGTGCTCCGCGAGGACGAGGTGCGCCCCACCCTGGACCGGGCCGAGGTGCTGGCCCAGGCCCCCTCGGTCGAGGACGACCGCTTCCGGGTGCCGCCGGCGCTGGGACAGGAGCCCTGA
- the gatA gene encoding Asp-tRNA(Asn)/Glu-tRNA(Gln) amidotransferase subunit GatA, which yields MAPDTGSPDTAVSIAEDVRSGARSARSVLDAHLAAIDDREGEIHAFNLVLADEARAAADAIDARVAAGEDPGPLAGVPVALKDNLCTRGIPTTCSSKILEGWQPPYDATVVTRLTEAGAVLVGKTNLDEFAMGSSTENSAFGPTRNPRDTSRVPGGSSGGSTAAVAAGFAAVGLGSDTGGSIRQPAALCGVVGLKPTYGLVSRYGLVAFASSLDQIGPLTHTVADAARVLEVIGGHDAMDSTSIPQALPPISATLGDGVAGLRIGLVSELMGEGIAPDVAARVRQAAEALEAAGATVGEATVPAVTYGLSAYYLIAPAEASSNLSRYDGVRYGLRVEAPTTAEMNLASRTAGFGAEVKRRIMLGTYALSAGYYDAYYGKAQKVRTLILRDFAAAYEQFDLLLSPTSPTTAFPLGEKVSDPLTMYLNDICTIPSNLAGHPAVSVPFGSGDDGLPVGVQLLGPALSEGPLLRAAAVLEEGAPR from the coding sequence ATGGCCCCCGACACCGGCTCGCCCGACACCGCCGTCTCCATCGCCGAGGACGTCCGCTCGGGAGCGCGCTCGGCCCGATCGGTGCTCGACGCCCACCTGGCCGCCATCGACGACCGCGAGGGCGAGATCCACGCCTTCAACCTCGTGCTGGCCGACGAGGCCCGCGCCGCGGCCGACGCCATCGACGCACGGGTGGCCGCCGGCGAGGACCCCGGCCCGCTGGCCGGCGTCCCCGTGGCCCTGAAGGACAACCTCTGCACCCGGGGCATCCCCACCACGTGCTCGTCCAAGATCCTCGAGGGCTGGCAGCCGCCGTACGACGCCACCGTGGTCACCCGCCTGACCGAGGCCGGCGCCGTGCTGGTGGGCAAGACCAACCTCGACGAGTTCGCCATGGGCAGCTCCACCGAGAACTCGGCCTTCGGCCCCACCCGCAACCCCCGCGACACCAGCCGGGTGCCCGGTGGCTCCAGCGGCGGCAGCACCGCAGCCGTGGCGGCCGGGTTCGCCGCCGTGGGCCTGGGCAGCGACACGGGCGGTTCCATCCGCCAGCCGGCCGCCCTGTGCGGCGTGGTGGGCCTGAAGCCCACCTACGGGCTCGTGTCCCGCTACGGCCTCGTCGCCTTCGCCTCGTCGCTCGACCAGATCGGCCCCCTCACCCACACGGTGGCAGACGCCGCCCGGGTGCTCGAGGTCATCGGCGGCCACGACGCCATGGACTCCACGTCCATCCCGCAGGCACTGCCGCCCATCTCGGCCACCCTCGGCGACGGCGTCGCCGGCCTGCGCATCGGCCTCGTCAGCGAGCTGATGGGCGAGGGCATCGCCCCCGACGTGGCCGCCCGGGTCCGCCAGGCCGCCGAGGCCCTGGAGGCGGCCGGCGCCACCGTCGGCGAGGCCACTGTCCCCGCCGTCACCTACGGATTGTCGGCGTACTACCTGATCGCTCCCGCCGAGGCGTCGAGCAACCTGTCCCGCTACGACGGGGTGCGCTACGGCCTGCGGGTCGAGGCCCCCACCACGGCCGAGATGAACCTGGCCAGCCGCACCGCCGGCTTCGGGGCGGAGGTGAAGCGCCGCATCATGCTCGGCACCTACGCCCTGTCGGCGGGCTACTACGACGCCTACTACGGCAAGGCCCAGAAGGTGCGCACGCTGATCCTGCGGGACTTCGCCGCCGCCTACGAGCAGTTCGATCTGCTGCTCTCGCCCACGTCGCCGACCACCGCGTTCCCCCTGGGCGAGAAGGTGAGCGACCCGCTGACCATGTACCTCAACGACATCTGCACCATCCCGTCGAACCTGGCCGGCCACCCCGCCGTCTCGGTGCCCTTCGGAAGCGGCGACGACGGCCTGCCCGTCGGGGTGCAGCTGCTCGGCCCGGCGCTGTCCGAGGGGCCGCTGCTGCGGGCCGCGGCCGTGCTCGAGGAAGGAGCCCCCCGATGA
- the gatB gene encoding Asp-tRNA(Asn)/Glu-tRNA(Gln) amidotransferase subunit GatB — MSDTSTLPDGWELVVGLEVHCELATATKLFCGCPNQFGSEPNTNVCPVCLGLPGSLPVLNRTAVEYAMRLGRALHCSVEPSTFARKNYFYPDMPKDYQVTQFDQPTNVEGHLDLPTGQRVGIERAHIEEDTGKSTHVGGGGRIHEAGHSLVDYNRAGVPLVEIVGKPDLRSGEDAKAYVAELRAVLLAVEVSDAKMEEGSMRVDANVSVRRRGTEEFGTRCEIKNLNSLRSLGRAIDYEARRQVDLIEAGERVVQQTRHWDEDDGRTHTLRSKEEAYDYRYFPEPDLVPLVPDAELLASVEASVPVLPAERRVAVAEAAGVTPADAALVVERGLDGLVLAAIGAGADPLRVLTHADHNLAVEGAEALDPAALAELVTMEADGALTATQAKTVLAEMVAGGGSPAEIASAKGFEALSADDLGGVVDGIIAANPEQWERFVAGDDKTRGKLTGFFVGQVMKATQGNADGKAVTALLEQRRAG; from the coding sequence ATGAGCGACACGTCGACCCTTCCGGACGGGTGGGAGCTGGTGGTGGGCCTCGAGGTCCACTGCGAGCTGGCCACCGCCACCAAGCTGTTCTGCGGCTGCCCCAACCAGTTCGGGTCCGAGCCCAACACCAACGTCTGCCCGGTGTGCCTCGGCCTGCCCGGCTCGCTGCCGGTGCTCAACCGCACCGCGGTCGAGTACGCCATGCGCCTCGGCCGGGCCCTGCACTGCAGCGTCGAGCCATCCACCTTCGCCCGGAAGAACTACTTCTACCCGGACATGCCGAAGGACTACCAGGTCACCCAGTTCGACCAGCCCACCAACGTCGAGGGCCACCTCGACCTCCCGACGGGCCAGCGGGTCGGCATCGAGCGGGCCCACATCGAGGAGGACACCGGCAAGTCCACCCACGTGGGCGGCGGCGGTCGCATCCACGAGGCCGGGCACTCGCTCGTGGACTACAACCGCGCCGGCGTGCCCCTGGTCGAGATCGTGGGCAAGCCCGACCTCCGCTCGGGAGAGGACGCCAAGGCCTACGTGGCCGAGCTGCGGGCCGTGCTGCTCGCCGTCGAGGTGTCCGACGCCAAGATGGAAGAGGGCTCGATGCGCGTCGACGCCAACGTGTCGGTGCGGCGCAGGGGCACCGAGGAATTCGGCACCCGCTGCGAGATCAAGAACCTCAACTCGCTGCGCTCGCTGGGCCGCGCCATCGACTACGAGGCGCGCCGCCAGGTCGACCTCATCGAGGCGGGGGAGCGGGTCGTCCAGCAGACCCGCCACTGGGACGAGGACGACGGCCGCACCCACACCCTTCGGTCCAAGGAAGAGGCGTACGACTACCGGTACTTCCCCGAGCCCGACCTCGTCCCGCTCGTGCCCGACGCCGAACTGCTGGCGTCGGTCGAGGCCAGCGTGCCGGTGCTGCCCGCGGAGCGACGCGTCGCGGTGGCCGAGGCTGCCGGCGTCACGCCGGCCGACGCCGCCCTCGTGGTGGAGCGGGGCCTCGACGGCCTCGTCCTCGCCGCCATCGGCGCCGGCGCCGACCCCCTGCGGGTTCTGACCCACGCCGACCACAACCTGGCCGTCGAGGGCGCCGAGGCACTCGACCCGGCCGCCCTGGCCGAGCTGGTGACCATGGAGGCTGACGGCGCCCTCACCGCCACCCAGGCGAAGACGGTGCTGGCCGAGATGGTGGCCGGCGGCGGATCGCCCGCCGAGATCGCCAGCGCCAAGGGCTTCGAGGCCCTGTCGGCCGACGACCTGGGCGGCGTGGTCGATGGCATCATCGCGGCCAACCCCGAGCAGTGGGAGCGATTCGTGGCCGGTGACGACAAGACGCGGGGCAAGCTCACGGGCTTCTTCGTGGGCCAGGTCATGAAGGCCACCCAGGGCAACGCCGACGGCAAGGCCGTCACCGCCCTCCTCGAGCAGCGCCGGGCCGGCTGA